From a region of the Polyangium spumosum genome:
- the uvsE gene encoding UV DNA damage repair endonuclease UvsE has protein sequence METFRLGYVAQSLSLKIGASHTCRVANATPARLLDLVAQNLAELEQILLFNEKHGIQVFRIGSGLVPLASHPVNELRWWRHFPRDFDRIGEIARRSGQRLSLHPSPAGASLASARPEVREAAEKELLYATRVLDMLGQGPEARVVLHVGGAAPDRLTAMVAAHRMLDALPDDARRRIAIEHDDRTWSAREVFPLAREHGLPFLADPLHNAVLPSDPVVPIAELFRMANSTWLPLGLRPKHHLASQRPDGPPGAHADYIDPKDYRDAVAALEVPSDFMIEAKQKDLALFELRRTRLEPAKVKPKRARAAA, from the coding sequence ATGGAAACGTTTCGCCTCGGCTACGTGGCCCAGAGTTTGTCCTTGAAGATCGGCGCGAGCCACACCTGCCGCGTCGCCAACGCCACGCCCGCGCGCCTGCTCGACCTCGTCGCCCAGAACCTCGCGGAGCTCGAGCAGATCCTCCTTTTCAACGAGAAACACGGGATCCAGGTCTTCCGCATCGGCTCGGGGCTCGTCCCGCTCGCCTCGCACCCCGTGAACGAGCTCCGCTGGTGGAGGCACTTCCCGCGGGATTTCGACCGCATCGGCGAGATCGCGAGGCGCTCGGGCCAGCGGCTCTCCCTCCACCCCTCCCCGGCCGGCGCCTCGCTCGCCTCGGCGCGCCCCGAGGTCCGGGAGGCCGCGGAGAAGGAGCTGCTTTATGCCACGCGGGTCCTCGACATGCTCGGCCAGGGCCCCGAGGCGCGTGTCGTGCTCCACGTCGGCGGGGCCGCGCCCGATCGGCTCACCGCAATGGTCGCCGCGCACCGGATGCTCGACGCCTTGCCCGACGACGCCCGCCGCCGCATCGCCATCGAGCACGACGACCGCACCTGGAGCGCCCGCGAGGTCTTCCCGCTCGCCCGCGAGCACGGCCTGCCGTTCCTCGCGGATCCGCTGCACAACGCGGTGTTGCCCTCGGATCCCGTGGTCCCCATCGCCGAGCTCTTCCGGATGGCCAATTCGACCTGGCTGCCGCTCGGCCTCAGGCCCAAGCACCACCTCGCCAGCCAGAGGCCGGACGGCCCGCCCGGCGCGCACGCCGATTACATCGACCCCAAGGATTACCGCGATGCCGTGGCGGCGCTCGAGGTGCCGAGCGATTTCATGATCGAGGCCAAGCAGAAGGACCTCGCGCTCTTCGAGCTCCGGCGCACGCGCCTCGAGCCGGCAAAGGTGAAGCCGAAGCGCGCCCGCGCCGCCGCTTGA
- a CDS encoding Kelch repeat-containing protein has product MLSIRSHRRALLTPLLLVPLGAAWGGAGCSGEVPREGSSGPANADSKPSVILHEVTALRERFPAQAARILDADGRFVGIDEGFSPAPGGAQKAPIVRSPASPVGGPIVEARGGAWPAPGGLSVRLPRRAEDPVRFALPGGFEVHVREIGAAGEGAVAAHAVAYGRVDGTSFWTVTPTGYEEWLWLERGVATSERPAVVWTLEGAEVRQAGDAVVLVDERGAARIRVTAPEAFAASGRPVSARLVAPRAGTIEVWVDGGGEEVLVDPAWTPTGALGEARGYHTMNVIPGGKVLVASGFGAGYLTSSEVYDPSTGAWSFAKPAAYGRAGHQSASLPDGSVLVTGGWDGGAGCLEVTEVHSSEKGEWFIAAPLSVGRCLVSVTALGNGKVMAAGGSNIGGAAHASAEIYDPATNTWSPAGSMSVPRVQHALVSLLDGKVLAIGGASTSLSSPHSSVDLYDPATNTWSPVAPMNTARQVATATLLSSGKVLVAGGTTTANAVLASAELYDPETNTWSSAGTMGSGRHLHTATALPGGRVLVVGGLLSDGSVSGTAELYHADTNTWTSAGTLAAKHHHHAAALLDNGAVLVAGGLNAGIGIDAAELYTGTSLLGAACGSDLDCESSFCVDGVCCDTACDAGACDACSVSAGAATNGICALLSGTSCSDGDACSQVDTCQEGVCVGADPVVCAPIDDCHEEGACDPVNGVCSYPAKPDGISCGGGTCQDGACMSDGTVGAGGSGGGGSGGGGGSGGGGGGSGGSGGGGGGGGGAGGIGGTGESGGSNTGAGGGAPGIDPSLSGGCSCRTSGPTTPGLPVSAVTLLLGIVVRRRRGRAG; this is encoded by the coding sequence ATGTTATCGATCCGCTCGCACCGGCGCGCCTTGCTCACCCCGCTCCTCCTGGTCCCGCTCGGCGCGGCCTGGGGCGGCGCGGGTTGCAGCGGCGAGGTGCCGCGCGAAGGCTCCTCCGGCCCGGCGAACGCCGATTCCAAGCCCAGCGTGATTCTGCACGAGGTGACGGCGCTGCGCGAGCGTTTCCCGGCGCAGGCGGCGCGGATCCTCGACGCGGACGGGCGCTTCGTGGGGATCGACGAGGGTTTTTCCCCGGCGCCGGGCGGCGCGCAAAAGGCGCCCATCGTGCGCTCGCCGGCCTCCCCCGTGGGTGGCCCGATCGTGGAGGCGCGTGGAGGCGCGTGGCCCGCGCCGGGTGGGCTCTCCGTGCGTTTGCCTCGCCGCGCCGAGGACCCCGTGCGTTTCGCGCTCCCCGGGGGTTTCGAGGTACACGTGCGCGAGATCGGCGCGGCAGGCGAGGGCGCGGTGGCCGCGCATGCCGTGGCCTACGGGCGGGTGGACGGGACTTCCTTCTGGACGGTGACCCCGACGGGATACGAGGAATGGTTGTGGCTCGAGCGTGGCGTCGCCACGTCGGAGCGGCCGGCCGTGGTGTGGACGCTCGAGGGCGCCGAGGTGCGGCAGGCGGGGGACGCGGTGGTGCTCGTCGACGAAAGGGGCGCCGCGCGTATCCGCGTGACGGCGCCGGAGGCGTTCGCGGCGTCGGGCCGGCCGGTCTCGGCGCGCCTCGTCGCGCCACGCGCGGGGACGATCGAGGTATGGGTCGACGGAGGCGGCGAGGAGGTGCTCGTCGATCCGGCGTGGACGCCGACCGGCGCGCTCGGTGAGGCGCGCGGATATCACACGATGAACGTGATCCCGGGCGGCAAGGTCCTCGTGGCCTCGGGGTTCGGCGCCGGGTATTTGACCTCCAGCGAGGTGTACGATCCCTCGACCGGGGCGTGGTCCTTCGCGAAGCCTGCGGCTTATGGGCGCGCGGGCCACCAGTCGGCGTCGCTCCCGGATGGCAGCGTGCTCGTGACCGGCGGCTGGGACGGCGGCGCCGGTTGCCTCGAGGTGACCGAGGTTCATTCTTCCGAGAAGGGCGAGTGGTTCATCGCGGCTCCGCTCTCCGTCGGCCGTTGCCTCGTCTCGGTGACGGCGCTCGGCAATGGCAAGGTGATGGCCGCGGGCGGCAGCAACATCGGCGGCGCCGCGCACGCCTCGGCGGAGATCTACGATCCGGCGACCAATACCTGGTCACCGGCCGGGTCGATGAGCGTGCCGCGTGTCCAGCACGCGCTCGTGTCGCTCCTGGATGGCAAGGTGCTCGCCATCGGCGGCGCGTCGACCTCGCTGTCGTCGCCGCACAGCTCGGTGGACCTCTATGATCCGGCGACGAACACCTGGTCCCCCGTCGCCCCGATGAATACGGCCCGCCAGGTCGCCACGGCGACGCTTCTGTCGTCGGGCAAGGTCCTGGTCGCCGGAGGGACGACGACCGCCAATGCGGTCCTCGCGAGCGCGGAGCTCTACGATCCGGAGACGAATACCTGGTCGTCTGCGGGGACGATGGGCAGCGGGCGGCACCTCCACACGGCCACGGCCCTCCCGGGCGGCCGGGTGCTCGTCGTGGGCGGGCTGCTCTCGGACGGCTCGGTGTCGGGCACCGCGGAGCTCTACCATGCCGACACGAACACCTGGACGTCCGCGGGGACGCTCGCCGCCAAGCATCATCACCACGCGGCCGCGCTGCTCGACAATGGCGCGGTCCTCGTCGCGGGCGGGCTGAACGCCGGTATCGGCATCGACGCCGCCGAGCTCTACACCGGCACGAGCCTGCTCGGCGCGGCTTGCGGGTCCGACCTCGATTGCGAGAGCAGCTTCTGCGTCGACGGCGTCTGCTGCGACACGGCCTGCGATGCGGGCGCCTGCGACGCGTGCTCCGTCTCGGCCGGCGCCGCCACGAATGGCATCTGCGCGCTGCTCAGCGGCACGTCGTGTAGTGATGGGGATGCTTGCAGCCAGGTCGACACGTGCCAGGAGGGCGTGTGCGTCGGGGCAGACCCGGTCGTCTGCGCGCCGATCGACGATTGCCACGAGGAGGGCGCCTGTGATCCCGTGAATGGTGTCTGCTCGTACCCGGCCAAACCAGATGGCATTTCCTGCGGGGGCGGCACGTGCCAGGACGGCGCGTGTATGTCCGACGGGACCGTGGGCGCAGGCGGGAGCGGCGGCGGCGGAAGCGGCGGCGGCGGCGGAAGCGGCGGCGGCGGCGGCGGAAGCGGCGGAAGCGGCGGCGGCGGCGGCGGCGGCGGCGGCGCAGGCGGAATCGGAGGCACGGGCGAAAGCGGCGGCTCGAATACCGGCGCGGGTGGGGGCGCGCCTGGCATCGACCCGAGCCTGAGCGGCGGCTGCAGTTGCCGGACGAGCGGGCCCACGACGCCAGGCCTCCCGGTCTCCGCGGTGACGCTCTTGCTCGGGATTGTCGTACGACGTCGCCGCGGGCGAGCGGGGTAG
- a CDS encoding erythromycin esterase family protein, with amino-acid sequence MAAHASFQEALPRAVAACALPLEGARHDHDALLHAIGDSTLVLLGEASHGTHEFYSERARLTRRLVEEKGFCAVAVEADWPDAYRINRFVRGRGPDPGPLEALGGFERFPAWMWRNTDVLDFVRWLREHNDAHPHHAAGFYGLDLYSLNTSIEAVLAYLDRIDPEGAERARRRYGCFEVFGHDTQAYGYATSLGMAESCEDEVVRQLLELQRRAPEYARRAPDADGEDEAFFAEQNARLVKNAERYYRAMFRGGAASWNLRDEHMAETLDALRAHLGRHHDAPAKIVVWAHNSHLGDARATEMSREGELNVGQLVRERHPDAFSIGFTTYAGMVSAASGWGAEVEQKRVRPARPDSYEAVLHATGLDRFALLLRDPRLSPLHVERLERAIGVVYMPATERASHYFYADLAAQFDAVIHFDVTRAVEPLEKTARWEAGEAPETYPTGL; translated from the coding sequence ATGGCTGCGCATGCGTCGTTCCAGGAGGCTCTGCCGCGCGCCGTGGCGGCGTGCGCGCTCCCGCTCGAGGGGGCGCGGCACGATCATGATGCATTGCTCCATGCGATCGGGGATTCGACGCTCGTGCTGCTCGGCGAGGCGTCGCATGGGACGCACGAGTTCTACAGCGAGCGCGCGCGCCTGACGCGCCGGCTCGTCGAGGAGAAGGGTTTCTGCGCCGTCGCGGTCGAGGCGGACTGGCCCGACGCCTATCGTATCAATCGTTTCGTCCGAGGCAGGGGCCCGGATCCCGGGCCGCTCGAGGCGCTCGGCGGGTTCGAGCGTTTCCCCGCCTGGATGTGGCGAAACACCGACGTGCTCGATTTCGTGCGGTGGCTCCGGGAGCACAACGACGCCCACCCCCACCACGCGGCCGGGTTCTACGGGCTCGACCTCTACAGCCTGAACACGTCGATCGAGGCCGTCCTCGCTTATCTCGATCGGATCGACCCCGAAGGCGCCGAGCGCGCGCGGCGACGTTACGGCTGCTTCGAGGTCTTCGGGCACGACACGCAGGCGTACGGGTATGCGACGAGCCTCGGGATGGCCGAGTCGTGCGAGGACGAGGTCGTCCGGCAGCTCCTCGAGCTCCAGCGGCGCGCGCCCGAATACGCCCGCCGCGCGCCGGACGCGGACGGCGAGGACGAAGCGTTCTTCGCCGAGCAGAACGCGCGCCTCGTGAAGAACGCGGAGCGATATTACCGCGCGATGTTCCGGGGCGGCGCCGCCTCGTGGAACCTGCGCGACGAGCACATGGCCGAGACCCTCGACGCGCTGCGGGCGCACCTCGGGCGTCACCACGATGCCCCCGCGAAGATCGTCGTATGGGCGCACAACTCGCACCTCGGCGACGCGCGCGCGACCGAGATGTCCCGCGAGGGCGAGCTCAACGTGGGCCAGCTCGTCCGGGAGCGACACCCGGACGCATTTTCGATCGGATTCACCACCTATGCGGGGATGGTCTCGGCCGCGTCGGGCTGGGGCGCCGAGGTGGAGCAAAAACGCGTGCGGCCGGCCCGCCCCGACAGCTACGAGGCGGTCCTGCACGCCACGGGCCTCGACCGCTTCGCGCTCCTCTTGCGGGATCCGAGGCTCTCGCCGCTCCACGTCGAGCGGCTCGAGCGGGCCATCGGGGTCGTCTACATGCCGGCGACCGAGCGGGCGAGTCATTATTTCTACGCCGACCTCGCCGCCCAGTTCGACGCGGTCATTCATTTCGACGTGACGCGGGCGGTCGAGCCGCTCGAGAAAACAGCGCGCTGGGAAGCCGGCGAGGCGCCGGAGACGTATCCGACCGGCCTCTGA
- a CDS encoding helix-turn-helix domain-containing protein, translating into MPRRKTAAPFTSKIGARIRALRVERNLSLAQLADAGGLSKGHLSSVEHGLAAITVETLERIARALEALPMDLVTFPEEDDRGRIADIVRRLPKKDLPKVRREMLARVPAEEKAPTRRRSSARA; encoded by the coding sequence ATGCCCAGAAGAAAGACGGCTGCTCCCTTCACTTCCAAGATTGGCGCTCGTATCCGCGCGCTTCGCGTCGAGCGGAACCTGTCCCTGGCCCAGCTCGCGGACGCGGGTGGCCTATCGAAGGGCCATCTCTCCAGCGTCGAGCACGGGCTCGCGGCGATCACGGTCGAGACGCTCGAGCGCATCGCGCGCGCGCTCGAGGCCTTGCCGATGGATCTGGTGACGTTCCCCGAGGAGGACGATCGCGGCCGGATCGCCGACATCGTGCGCAGGTTGCCGAAGAAGGACCTGCCCAAGGTCCGGCGCGAGATGCTGGCGCGTGTCCCGGCGGAGGAGAAAGCGCCCACGCGTCGACGCTCGAGCGCGCGCGCTTAG
- the glf gene encoding UDP-galactopyranose mutase — protein sequence MFDWLIVGAGFSGSVLAERLARGSGKRVLLIDKRRHIGGNAYDHYNDDGLLVHAYGPHIFHTSSKEVFDYLSQFTAWRPYQHRVLASVDGQLVPIPINLDTINRLYNLRLTSFELEAFFAERAEKVERVRTSEDAIVSKVGRELYEKFFRSYTRKQWGLDPSELDASVTAPIPVRTSRDDRYFTDTYQSMPLHGYTRMFERMLDHPNIKIMLGVDFREVERDIPHDRVIYTGPVDAYFDFCYGKLPYRSLEFRFETKSVEVFQPAPVVNHPNEHPYTRVTEFKYLTGQEHPKTSLVYEYPRAEGDPCYPIPRPENVELYRKYEALAAATPNVHFVGRLATYRYYNMDQVVAQALTLHAKLTGLPAAPTARAARPNPRAPASIPGIPGICGPT from the coding sequence ATGTTCGACTGGCTGATCGTGGGCGCAGGGTTCTCGGGGAGCGTGCTCGCCGAGCGGCTCGCGCGTGGGTCCGGCAAGAGGGTCCTCCTCATCGACAAGCGCCGCCACATCGGGGGCAACGCGTATGACCATTACAATGACGATGGATTGCTCGTCCACGCGTACGGCCCCCACATCTTCCACACGAGCTCGAAGGAGGTCTTCGATTACCTCTCGCAGTTCACCGCGTGGAGGCCGTACCAGCACCGGGTGCTCGCGTCCGTCGACGGGCAGCTCGTCCCGATCCCGATCAACCTCGATACCATCAATCGCCTGTACAACCTGCGCCTGACGTCGTTCGAGCTCGAGGCGTTTTTCGCCGAGCGGGCGGAGAAGGTCGAGCGGGTCCGGACGAGCGAGGACGCCATCGTCAGCAAGGTCGGTCGCGAGCTCTACGAGAAGTTCTTCCGGAGCTACACGCGCAAGCAATGGGGCCTGGATCCCTCCGAGCTCGACGCCTCGGTGACCGCGCCCATCCCGGTCCGCACGAGCCGCGACGACCGGTATTTCACGGACACCTATCAGTCGATGCCGCTCCACGGCTACACGCGGATGTTCGAGCGCATGCTCGACCACCCGAACATCAAGATCATGCTCGGCGTGGACTTTCGCGAGGTCGAGAGGGACATCCCCCACGACCGGGTCATCTACACGGGGCCGGTCGACGCCTATTTCGATTTTTGTTACGGCAAGCTCCCGTACCGCTCCCTCGAGTTCCGGTTCGAGACGAAAAGCGTGGAGGTCTTCCAGCCGGCGCCGGTGGTGAACCACCCGAACGAGCACCCGTACACGCGCGTGACGGAGTTCAAGTACCTCACGGGGCAGGAGCACCCGAAGACGAGCCTCGTCTACGAATACCCACGCGCCGAGGGCGACCCCTGCTACCCGATCCCGCGGCCCGAGAACGTCGAGCTCTACCGCAAATACGAGGCGCTCGCCGCGGCCACGCCCAACGTCCATTTCGTCGGGAGGCTCGCGACGTACCGCTATTACAACATGGATCAGGTGGTCGCGCAGGCGCTCACGCTCCACGCGAAGCTCACCGGGCTCCCAGCGGCCCCGACGGCGCGCGCCGCTCGGCCGAACCCGAGGGCCCCGGCGAGCATCCCGGGCATTCCGGGAATCTGCGGCCCCACCTGA
- a CDS encoding right-handed parallel beta-helix repeat-containing protein, giving the protein MILGVLGAFALAQGCGSEPNPSTSGPTSTGTNVGGAGGAGGGVGGAGGVGGAGGSGGADAGPMWDPTVGWTNFQESADTQKIHVSSADGNDENDGLTPETAVKTINKGKQLLRDGYPDWLLLKRGDAWNEGLGTWTLSGRSASEPMLVSTYGEAEARPLLKTGAKRGLYADPGSTLGHLAFVGLHFYAHTRDPDGPDFVGPAGDEGVMWLAQGEDLLFEDLMVEAYTGNVSIQGIQGKITNVRLRRSVIVDAYEIEDPDPDVQLDNSEGLYAQNVDVLVLEGNIFDHNGWSSLVPGANATNFNHNMYIQSSCSKVTIRGNISTRAASHGFQARAGGVVEGNLVIDNPIGFSFGLTNGSATPVPGGVTGSVIGNVVRDSGDITAAEPRGVGIQIGNIKSAVIEGNILAHDKTEGGNHVAFELTRKYDPMQVPNEAITELTIRDNVVYDWRGGIRFSTTALVNVKVEGNDFQSPLRGEELVRFFNQGYNAGVTFAKNRWYSSAPEKGWFELGANATGQSYSEWLTTSSETESSNTAASYLDPERKLGTYHASIGEEGTFEAYLAEARKQSRKNYRYAYTAAGPIVYIREGFGKN; this is encoded by the coding sequence GTGATCCTCGGAGTCCTCGGGGCGTTCGCGCTCGCGCAGGGCTGCGGCTCCGAGCCCAACCCGAGCACGAGCGGACCGACCTCGACGGGCACCAACGTGGGCGGCGCGGGCGGCGCAGGCGGCGGCGTCGGGGGCGCGGGCGGCGTCGGAGGCGCCGGCGGCAGCGGCGGCGCCGACGCGGGCCCGATGTGGGATCCGACGGTGGGATGGACCAACTTCCAGGAGAGCGCCGACACGCAAAAGATTCACGTATCGAGCGCAGACGGCAACGACGAGAACGACGGCCTCACGCCGGAGACCGCCGTCAAGACCATCAACAAGGGCAAGCAGCTCTTGCGCGACGGATATCCCGATTGGCTGCTCTTGAAGCGCGGCGACGCCTGGAACGAGGGGCTCGGCACGTGGACGCTCTCGGGCCGGAGCGCCTCCGAGCCGATGCTCGTCTCCACCTACGGCGAGGCCGAGGCGCGGCCCTTGCTGAAGACGGGCGCGAAGCGCGGGCTCTACGCCGACCCCGGCAGCACGCTCGGGCACCTCGCCTTCGTGGGCCTGCATTTTTACGCGCATACCCGCGACCCCGATGGCCCCGATTTCGTGGGCCCCGCGGGCGACGAGGGCGTGATGTGGCTGGCCCAGGGCGAGGACCTCCTCTTCGAGGATCTGATGGTCGAGGCCTACACGGGCAACGTCAGCATCCAGGGCATTCAAGGCAAGATCACGAACGTCCGGCTGCGCCGCTCGGTCATCGTCGACGCCTACGAGATCGAAGACCCCGATCCGGACGTCCAGCTCGACAACTCCGAGGGCCTCTATGCGCAGAACGTCGACGTGCTCGTGCTCGAGGGGAACATCTTCGATCACAATGGCTGGAGCTCGCTCGTCCCGGGGGCGAACGCGACGAACTTCAACCACAACATGTACATCCAGTCGTCGTGTTCGAAGGTGACGATCCGCGGCAACATCTCGACACGCGCGGCGAGCCACGGGTTCCAGGCGCGCGCGGGCGGCGTCGTCGAGGGCAACCTCGTCATCGACAACCCGATCGGCTTCTCGTTCGGGCTCACGAACGGCTCGGCGACGCCGGTCCCCGGCGGCGTCACGGGCAGCGTGATCGGCAACGTCGTGCGCGACTCGGGCGACATCACGGCGGCCGAGCCTCGCGGGGTCGGGATCCAGATCGGCAACATCAAGTCGGCGGTCATCGAGGGCAACATCCTCGCGCACGACAAGACGGAGGGCGGAAATCACGTCGCGTTCGAGCTCACCCGCAAATACGACCCGATGCAGGTGCCGAACGAGGCGATCACGGAGCTCACGATCCGGGACAACGTCGTCTACGACTGGCGCGGCGGGATCCGCTTCTCCACGACCGCCCTCGTCAACGTGAAGGTGGAGGGCAACGATTTCCAGTCGCCGCTCCGGGGCGAGGAGCTCGTGCGCTTCTTCAACCAGGGCTACAACGCGGGCGTGACCTTCGCGAAGAACCGCTGGTACTCGAGCGCGCCCGAGAAGGGCTGGTTCGAGCTCGGCGCGAACGCGACGGGCCAATCGTATAGCGAGTGGCTCACGACCTCGAGCGAGACCGAGTCCTCGAACACCGCCGCCTCGTACCTCGACCCGGAGCGCAAGCTCGGCACGTACCACGCGTCGATCGGCGAGGAGGGCACGTTCGAGGCGTACCTGGCCGAGGCCCGCAAGCAATCCCGCAAGAATTATCGATACGCGTACACCGCGGCGGGGCCGATCGTTTACATCCGCGAGGGTTTCGGCAAGAACTAG
- a CDS encoding alkaline phosphatase family protein → MARRNSSRGPSGQVSRRVALQGLGAGIGAAALGGGCAPGPDRCETGPASPDVVPDFDAHGAPTAKRLLAGIDTFVVLMLENRSFDHFFGALALDPDYPARDAVDGLLGDETNEDDEGNVIAMHRPEVACEHHGPLHSWDAAHQAFAEGKNDGFVRANIGSALRQSDAMTYHDRSQIPLFYALADQYVVCDRWFSSVLGPTWPNRFFLHAATSNGLTTNDPITDGPATLWEKLGKGCWSAKAYTAGPALWYHAGFRGRPLGGNEPMVSARIEAFFQEARAGNLPNFCLIDPDFWSSDLHPPHSLALGEALLGSIVRSMQESPQWGRSLLLVTFDEYGGFYDHVPPPTTVDPRPAFRQLGFRVPSLVIGPSVRRGEVVSTVLEHVSIASTLATRFGIESLGPRMDATADLSSCIDPARVGFPPGPMGKLPRIELDRRRVEAVSFRFTSQPGIDAAIRAGAIGLDRIDTRSHEERLGSLLRHAEELEVARVHG, encoded by the coding sequence ATGGCACGACGAAATTCTTCACGAGGGCCCTCGGGGCAGGTCTCGCGGCGCGTGGCGCTGCAGGGGCTCGGGGCCGGGATCGGCGCCGCGGCGCTCGGGGGCGGGTGCGCGCCGGGGCCCGATCGTTGCGAGACCGGCCCCGCGTCGCCGGACGTGGTCCCCGATTTCGACGCCCATGGCGCGCCGACGGCGAAGCGATTGCTCGCCGGGATCGACACGTTCGTGGTCCTGATGCTGGAGAACCGCTCCTTCGACCACTTCTTCGGGGCGCTCGCGCTCGATCCCGATTACCCGGCGCGCGACGCCGTCGACGGGCTCCTCGGCGACGAGACGAACGAGGACGACGAGGGCAACGTCATCGCCATGCACCGGCCGGAGGTGGCCTGCGAGCATCACGGCCCGCTGCACTCCTGGGACGCGGCGCACCAGGCCTTCGCCGAGGGGAAAAACGACGGGTTCGTCCGGGCGAACATCGGGTCCGCGTTGCGGCAGAGCGACGCGATGACGTACCACGATCGCAGCCAGATCCCGCTGTTTTACGCGCTGGCCGACCAATACGTGGTCTGCGACCGCTGGTTCTCGTCCGTGCTCGGGCCGACCTGGCCGAACCGGTTTTTCCTCCACGCCGCGACGTCGAACGGCCTCACCACGAATGACCCGATCACGGACGGGCCGGCGACGTTATGGGAGAAGCTCGGCAAGGGCTGCTGGTCCGCGAAGGCCTACACCGCCGGGCCCGCGCTCTGGTACCACGCGGGTTTCCGGGGGCGGCCGCTCGGCGGCAACGAGCCGATGGTCTCCGCGCGGATCGAGGCCTTCTTCCAGGAGGCCCGCGCCGGCAACCTGCCCAATTTTTGCCTCATCGACCCCGATTTCTGGTCGTCCGATCTCCACCCGCCGCACAGCCTCGCCCTCGGCGAGGCGCTCCTCGGCAGCATCGTGCGCTCGATGCAGGAGAGCCCGCAATGGGGCCGCTCGCTCCTCCTCGTCACGTTCGACGAATACGGCGGCTTCTACGACCACGTCCCTCCGCCGACGACGGTCGATCCGCGCCCGGCGTTCCGCCAGCTCGGCTTCCGCGTCCCCTCGCTCGTGATCGGCCCCTCCGTTCGCCGGGGCGAGGTCGTCTCCACCGTGCTCGAGCACGTCTCGATCGCCTCCACGCTCGCCACGCGCTTCGGCATCGAGAGCCTGGGGCCGCGCATGGACGCGACGGCCGACCTCTCCTCGTGTATCGACCCCGCGCGGGTGGGTTTCCCCCCGGGGCCCATGGGCAAGCTGCCGCGTATCGAGCTCGATCGCAGGCGCGTCGAGGCGGTCAGCTTTCGTTTTACCAGCCAACCGGGTATCGACGCGGCGATCCGCGCCGGCGCCATCGGCCTCGACCGCATCGACACGCGCTCGCACGAGGAGCGCCTCGGCTCCTTGCTCCGTCACGCCGAGGAGCTCGAGGTGGCGAGGGTCCACGGATGA
- a CDS encoding KTSC domain-containing protein, translating into MQNRRSSMGDQGLPADWVRPCETEAAEDFPPRVPVTSTSLRSVGYNPETRELDLEFKEGRLYRYSEVPPEVHEGLLHAPSLGRYFLANIRGQYACERLC; encoded by the coding sequence ATGCAGAACCGCCGCTCGAGCATGGGTGATCAGGGTTTGCCCGCGGACTGGGTTCGTCCGTGTGAAACCGAGGCAGCCGAGGACTTCCCGCCGCGCGTCCCGGTGACGTCCACGAGCCTGCGCAGCGTCGGCTACAACCCCGAGACGCGCGAGCTCGACCTGGAGTTCAAGGAGGGCAGGCTCTACCGCTACAGCGAGGTGCCTCCGGAGGTGCACGAGGGCCTCCTCCACGCGCCCTCGCTGGGGAGGTATTTCCTGGCGAACATCCGGGGGCAATACGCCTGCGAGCGGCTCTGCTGA